Genomic segment of Cytophagia bacterium CHB2:
TGGGCGCCAATACGAGATCGCCGTAGATGGGCAGATCGCGCACCATGAAGTGCGGCGCAAGAGATGCCGGACTGGCGATGTGCATGTGAGTTTCCAATCGCAATAACTCTATTCGAAATGACGAAACGTTTTTGATCAGTAGGCAGAACAATAGCCGCGGCATATGCCAAATGACGAATCAAATCTAAAAAAATTTCTGTCGAAATCCAGTGTCAAGTTGCGCGGATTCCAGTATGGCAGTGCCTTTCAGATAGAAGATGAAATCCGAACTTTGCCATACAACTCCATCACCGCTTCCGCAAATCCCCCCCAACTGAAATGCTCTCGCTTCTGCGCGATGGCCTGCCGCATGTTCTGCTCCAGTCTATTTTCGAAGTAAAAACGAATCTTCGCGGCCAGCTCTTGCGGCGTTGGTGAATCCGCCACCAGCCCGGTTTCGCCGTTTTCCACCATTTCAGCCAGCCCACCGACGTTGGTGACGATTACAGGCAGATTGAAGTTAAACGCAATTTGCACGATGCCGCTTTGGGTGGCGGATTTGTAGGGCAACACACAAACATCTGCCGCGGAAAAAAACGCCGGCACTTCGGCGTCGTCAATATATCTCACAAACAATTTGATTCGTTTAGCGGTTTGCGTTTCATCAATCAAGGTTTGATAAGAAGAAAAATCGCCGTACATCTCGCCGGCAATCACCACGCAATAATCATCCGGCAGGAAAGCGGTGGCGCGAATGAGATTATCCAGGCCTTTATAGCCCCGGATGAAACCGAAAAAGAGAATGATTTTTTTATCACAAGGCAGCCCCAATTTTTGACGGGCATCCACAGTTGGCAGCGTTGCGCCAAAATGATCGTAAAGCGGATGCGGTTTGAGTGTGTAACGCGCTTCAGGCTGCAGCCTCAACAAATCGCGCTCCACGGTTTTGCTCATCACGATGAAGCCGTCGTAACGCCGAAGGAAGTATCGTACCAACAGCATATCGCCCGGGCGCTGTTCGTGCGGAATAAGATTATCGATAATGGCAATGGCCGTTGCGCCGCGGCGGCGCAGTTTGCCGGCAACATAACCTAGGCTGGGTGCAAAAAACGGCATCCAAAACTTGGTGAGAACAAGATCCGGCGCATAGGCGCGCATCAGCGCGGCGGTTTTACGATAGGAAAGCGGATTGATGCTGTCCAAAATCGGCTGCGCCGGAATCTCGTCGACTTTGTCAGCGGGTGTGACATATTGCGTCGCGCCGGGAAAAAGCAAATGCGGATACTGCCGTGTGAAAGTGAATGCGCGTATCTCATGATGCTTTTCGAGTTCACGATACAACGAAGCGTTGAATTGCGCAATGCCGCCGCGAAAAGGATAAAACGTGGAGAGGTAGGCGATCTTCATAACATCCGGCTCGACACAGGCTCGCCGGCGCGATGCGACATCTCCTGAATGGCATTGAACACGGTTGCCACCGGCAGATCGAGCATGCAATGGCGGGCGCGCCGACAGGTGTTGCCGAAGTAACAATCGCAACCGGATTCCGGTTGCACCATCACGCCGTTGCCGTACAACTCGAATTCATGAGGATTGAATATGTTGTTGAAAAGCACCAACGGCTTGCGCAGACCCAGCGCGATGTGCATCATCATGGTGACGGCGGTGACGACAACGTCGCATTGCGCGGTGAGCGAAAGAAATTGCTGCAAAGGAAACGTTCCCAAATATGTCGCGCCGGATTTTTGCGCAAGCGTGCGATTTTGCCCGTCTTCCTCCGGGCCGCCGAGCAACAAGGGAAATTGGTTCGCTTCCTGCAATTTTTTGATCAACTCGATCCAGTAGGTTTCCGGCCACAAACGCGTGAGCCAGCGCTTGCCGCAACCGGTGTTGAGGCCGATAATTTTACGTCCGGCCGCGCGTTCACGCAATTCCTGCCAACCCGCTTCAAGACGGTCTTTCAGCTCCAGAACATACGGTTCTTTTTTGAATTCAAATCCGCAGATGGCGAAAATCTCTTCCAAATAACTTTTACGATTTTGCTTCGAGATGTTGTCAAACGCGCCGGTGATGAGTTTGTCTTCTGCTGCGGCATTCAACGCCGTGAGCCGGCTGTGTTCGAGGCTGAAGCCAAATTTGTGGGCGGCAGTCACGTCGTGCAGCAAGGCGCAAGCTTCCACATCTTTGTCCAAATTAACCGCAATGTCGAATTCCAGATGCGTCAGGGCATAGATCGCTTTGAAATCGAATTTGTAAATTTTGTCGATGCGGGAGGCCGGCAAAATTTCGGGGGTGAGCGTGACCCAGGAAATATGCGCGCCGGGATATTCTTCACGAAAACGCTGCAACAGTGGCGTGGTGCGAATCACATCTCCGATTGCGCCCAGCTTGATGATGAGAATGCGTGTGCGGATGGGATCGTATTCATCACACGCCGAGCAGACTTGGTCGC
This window contains:
- a CDS encoding glycosyltransferase, with product MKIAYLSTFYPFRGGIAQFNASLYRELEKHHEIRAFTFTRQYPHLLFPGATQYVTPADKVDEIPAQPILDSINPLSYRKTAALMRAYAPDLVLTKFWMPFFAPSLGYVAGKLRRRGATAIAIIDNLIPHEQRPGDMLLVRYFLRRYDGFIVMSKTVERDLLRLQPEARYTLKPHPLYDHFGATLPTVDARQKLGLPCDKKIILFFGFIRGYKGLDNLIRATAFLPDDYCVVIAGEMYGDFSSYQTLIDETQTAKRIKLFVRYIDDAEVPAFFSAADVCVLPYKSATQSGIVQIAFNFNLPVIVTNVGGLAEMVENGETGLVADSPTPQELAAKIRFYFENRLEQNMRQAIAQKREHFSWGGFAEAVMELYGKVRISSSI
- a CDS encoding glycosyltransferase family 9 protein, with product MQLSDIKFDCRHFRGDIPCAPNKLRDQVCSACDEYDPIRTRILIIKLGAIGDVIRTTPLLQRFREEYPGAHISWVTLTPEILPASRIDKIYKFDFKAIYALTHLEFDIAVNLDKDVEACALLHDVTAAHKFGFSLEHSRLTALNAAAEDKLITGAFDNISKQNRKSYLEEIFAICGFEFKKEPYVLELKDRLEAGWQELRERAAGRKIIGLNTGCGKRWLTRLWPETYWIELIKKLQEANQFPLLLGGPEEDGQNRTLAQKSGATYLGTFPLQQFLSLTAQCDVVVTAVTMMMHIALGLRKPLVLFNNIFNPHEFELYGNGVMVQPESGCDCYFGNTCRRARHCMLDLPVATVFNAIQEMSHRAGEPVSSRML